In Leptospiraceae bacterium, one DNA window encodes the following:
- a CDS encoding thioredoxin domain-containing protein: protein MKKEIRILLVVGVVMAVIGCILSGILILEYFEPGNKIGGTLCSANNDISACTKVAVSPYSGFRDIPLLGDIPVALLGFIFYGFAGTVFVLAYRSEESEQNTHLSFLLFTLGLGVVADIGLLIVSMFLIKTVCTLCVYTYFVTFALFGITFVIVQKDGLKMDSIFTGFSKQKVPYFLIVCAFFAVGHIFGNSVKPSHSHSISDESERKKKIENDLKMYGNAPKVDIDTKSYPFAGDKNAPITIVKYADFNCGHCMHTSHILKMILAEYTGIVKVVYKNFPLDGNCNRFVQRLMPDASSCVAASASICADRQGKFMPVYSGIYSDTEKGVMHTISSVTQIASSSGLNMGQFQKCMGSNDTREQILKEVEEAGKLKIESTPSLFVNNKPIPSGTPDVDFLRELIKQLMK, encoded by the coding sequence ATGAAAAAAGAAATTAGAATTTTATTAGTTGTTGGCGTGGTAATGGCGGTCATCGGGTGTATTTTATCAGGGATTCTAATTTTAGAGTATTTTGAGCCTGGAAATAAAATCGGCGGGACACTCTGCTCTGCGAATAACGACATAAGCGCCTGCACAAAGGTTGCCGTAAGCCCATATTCAGGGTTTAGGGATATTCCACTCCTTGGAGATATACCTGTTGCACTACTCGGATTTATTTTTTACGGCTTTGCAGGCACTGTGTTTGTACTTGCATACAGATCGGAGGAATCTGAACAAAATACCCATTTAAGTTTTCTATTATTTACTTTGGGTTTGGGTGTAGTGGCAGACATAGGCTTACTAATTGTTTCTATGTTCTTAATCAAAACTGTATGCACTCTATGTGTATATACCTATTTCGTAACATTTGCTTTATTTGGGATTACATTTGTCATAGTTCAAAAGGATGGGTTAAAGATGGATTCAATATTTACTGGATTTTCAAAACAAAAAGTACCTTACTTTTTGATTGTTTGCGCATTTTTTGCTGTAGGGCATATATTCGGGAATTCTGTTAAGCCCTCTCATTCTCATTCGATTTCAGATGAATCAGAAAGAAAAAAGAAAATCGAAAATGATCTAAAAATGTACGGTAATGCGCCCAAGGTTGACATAGACACCAAATCTTATCCTTTTGCCGGTGATAAAAATGCTCCGATAACAATTGTTAAATACGCTGATTTTAATTGCGGGCATTGCATGCACACAAGCCATATTTTAAAGATGATTTTGGCAGAATACACAGGGATTGTAAAAGTAGTTTATAAAAATTTTCCTTTAGACGGGAATTGCAATAGATTTGTGCAAAGGCTTATGCCCGATGCAAGCTCTTGTGTCGCGGCTTCTGCATCTATTTGTGCGGACAGGCAAGGTAAATTTATGCCTGTGTATTCAGGGATTTATTCTGATACAGAAAAAGGGGTTATGCACACTATAAGCTCTGTGACTCAAATAGCCTCCTCTTCTGGGTTGAACATGGGGCAATTTCAGAAATGTATGGGCTCAAATGATACAAGAGAGCAAATTCTAAAAGAAGTAGAAGAGGCGGGTAAACTTAAAATTGAAAGCACTCCGAGCCTTTTTGTGAATAATAAGCCCATCCCTAGCGGTACACCGGATGTAGATTTTCTGCGAGAGTTGATAAAGCAACTGATGAAATAG
- a CDS encoding YgcG family protein, which translates to MFITGFNPVYSEASIPKLQKRVTDLTGTITHTQEKELEKTLKDFENRKGSQVAVLIVPSTEEETIEQFSIRVVDEWKLGRKKVDDGVLLLIAKNDRKLRIEVGRGLEGVLTDAMSKRIIAEVITPEFKKGNMFFGIKKGVDAIIKVIDGEELPLPANTTPQAPTNSSSNKKSSYDSWIPFLPLIGFVLLIFFTVLLGVLKTGAVVFLISFIVFLILNKFSLIFQSFYISLAISAGYILLFGFFKWLGSLEGSSSGSSSSSSGSSWSSSSSSSYSSSSSSSSSSYSGGGGSFGGGGASGSW; encoded by the coding sequence ATGTTTATAACAGGATTTAACCCGGTTTATTCCGAAGCCTCTATCCCTAAATTACAAAAAAGAGTCACAGACTTGACAGGTACAATCACTCATACTCAAGAAAAGGAATTAGAAAAAACACTGAAAGATTTTGAGAATAGAAAAGGGAGTCAGGTGGCTGTGCTGATAGTGCCTAGTACTGAAGAGGAGACTATTGAGCAATTTTCTATCAGGGTAGTGGATGAGTGGAAGCTCGGTCGAAAAAAGGTGGACGACGGAGTTTTACTTTTGATTGCTAAAAATGACAGAAAGCTAAGAATTGAAGTGGGTCGAGGCTTGGAGGGTGTGCTTACAGATGCAATGTCCAAAAGGATTATAGCCGAGGTAATCACGCCGGAATTCAAAAAAGGAAATATGTTTTTTGGAATAAAAAAAGGAGTCGATGCGATTATCAAAGTGATTGATGGTGAGGAGCTTCCTTTGCCGGCAAACACTACTCCACAAGCTCCAACAAATTCTAGTTCTAACAAAAAATCTTCTTATGATTCTTGGATTCCATTTTTGCCTTTGATCGGGTTTGTTTTATTGATTTTTTTTACGGTTCTACTTGGAGTGCTAAAAACCGGAGCAGTTGTATTTTTAATTAGCTTTATAGTATTTTTAATCTTAAATAAATTTAGCCTAATTTTCCAATCTTTTTATATTTCCTTGGCTATCTCTGCGGGCTATATTCTTTTATTCGGATTTTTTAAATGGCTTGGCTCTCTTGAAGGCTCTTCATCCGGGAGTTCAAGTTCTTCTTCTGGCTCTTCTTGGTCATCATCTTCTTCTTCGTCCTATTCTTCTTCTTCGAGTAGCTCATCTTCTTCATACAGTGGTGGAGGCGGGAGTTTTGGAGGGGGAGGGGCATCTGGAAGTTGGTAA
- a CDS encoding DnaJ domain-containing protein, with product MNDFSKEEKNIPDFYKSLRLPFGASSELVKKQYKKLAKIFHPDNQATGSGENFIQISYAYKVLINEKKRKIYDEYYLKKFSFLYKVNKSLNQTKILLNEKRIVFPNSISTLAKHGLLRVGLRTKDRKKYSGINHDVEILIDKKEIYRGIIAKIPLTVRILCPECLGSDIYCESCNGKGNYKGTRTLILELEPEMIAHGKVFELELGRLRPDKFVHFKKKILKVKLEIITE from the coding sequence TTGAATGACTTTTCAAAAGAAGAAAAGAATATCCCTGACTTTTATAAATCTTTACGTCTTCCTTTTGGTGCAAGTTCCGAGTTAGTTAAAAAGCAATATAAAAAATTAGCTAAGATTTTCCATCCTGACAATCAAGCAACCGGATCAGGGGAAAATTTTATTCAAATCTCCTACGCTTACAAAGTATTAATAAATGAGAAAAAAAGAAAAATCTATGACGAATACTACTTAAAAAAATTTTCTTTTCTTTACAAGGTTAATAAATCTCTCAATCAAACCAAAATTTTACTAAATGAAAAAAGAATCGTATTTCCCAATTCTATTTCTACTTTAGCAAAGCACGGATTGTTGAGAGTTGGACTAAGAACCAAAGACAGAAAAAAATATTCCGGTATCAACCACGATGTAGAAATCTTAATTGATAAAAAAGAAATTTATAGAGGAATAATAGCAAAAATTCCACTCACAGTCAGAATTTTATGTCCGGAGTGTCTCGGCTCTGATATTTATTGTGAATCTTGTAACGGAAAAGGAAACTACAAAGGGACAAGAACATTAATACTCGAACTTGAACCGGAAATGATTGCACACGGTAAAGTTTTTGAATTGGAACTCGGGAGACTCAGACCGGATAAATTTGTGCACTTCAAGAAAAAAATATTGAAGGTAAAACTCGAAATTATTACAGAATAA
- a CDS encoding YbbR-like domain-containing protein: MRLLDHWQVKLGSLVLSVLFYINLQNSKILVRTINIPLEYPKLSENLVYSKNNEKAIPVRVEGVRDLVNYHSQFMKAILEVTDPVSGKNIALIKKISNVPNGIKVTKSSDNIIVFLESKISKSVPFDVHFEDEPKENYIKVSHTIKPSRITVNGLQSSLEKLNKISLPVISLKEKKESFTKTFKVPDQGKNVLVDTSVKEVQVRVNITAVSSGVGEQIVSGIPVKCTGLDDSLEAELSDEEISIKFYSPVPLKSLDVIRGITASIPCNYTYDKALKKIVPNSTPVISKVRILKSSQIRNIEVLSVMPERIKITYKVKSNHDESSENTEDETKPEPPESEE, encoded by the coding sequence ATGAGACTCTTGGATCACTGGCAAGTAAAGTTAGGCTCTTTGGTATTGAGTGTTCTTTTTTATATCAATCTACAGAATTCAAAAATTTTAGTAAGAACAATCAATATACCTTTGGAATACCCTAAGCTGTCGGAAAATTTAGTGTACTCTAAAAATAACGAAAAAGCGATTCCTGTTAGGGTGGAAGGTGTAAGAGACTTGGTGAATTACCATTCTCAATTTATGAAGGCAATTTTGGAAGTAACCGATCCTGTATCCGGAAAAAATATTGCCTTAATCAAGAAAATTTCCAATGTACCAAACGGAATCAAGGTAACAAAAAGTAGCGATAACATCATTGTATTTTTGGAATCAAAGATTTCCAAGTCGGTCCCCTTTGATGTTCACTTTGAAGACGAGCCAAAAGAAAACTATATCAAGGTTTCTCACACGATTAAACCTTCGAGAATCACGGTCAATGGGCTGCAAAGCTCTCTTGAAAAATTAAACAAAATCAGTCTTCCTGTGATTTCTTTGAAAGAGAAAAAAGAGTCATTCACGAAAACATTCAAAGTTCCCGATCAAGGAAAAAATGTATTGGTGGATACTTCTGTGAAAGAAGTTCAGGTTCGAGTCAATATTACGGCGGTATCCTCGGGAGTTGGGGAGCAAATTGTTTCTGGAATTCCCGTGAAATGCACCGGGCTAGACGACTCTTTGGAGGCAGAGTTAAGCGACGAGGAAATTTCTATCAAGTTTTATTCTCCTGTTCCATTGAAGAGTCTTGATGTGATTCGAGGAATTACAGCGTCTATTCCCTGCAATTACACTTACGATAAAGCTTTGAAAAAGATTGTACCAAACAGTACTCCTGTTATTTCTAAGGTTAGAATTTTAAAGTCTTCACAAATCAGAAATATTGAAGTGTTGAGCGTGATGCCGGAAAGGATTAAAATCACCTACAAAGTGAAATCGAATCATGATGAAAGCTCTGAAAACACTGAAGATGAGACTAAGCCGGAGCCTCCAGAAAGCGAAGAATAG
- a CDS encoding 4-hydroxy-tetrahydrodipicolinate reductase, translating to MNKSGVCLIGAGGRMGRAITERLSVSHNAFLKYAVDRESAIFLGMDSGLYSGIQSNGVLYTSDIEEGIKNSDAVIDFSASANLKQVISSCVKFKKPVVVGVTGLTETQKLELKNASNSIPILFSPNMSIGVNLLFKLVQLAAGVLKDEFDIEILDIHHRHKKDSPSGTAQKLKEILLSTLNRTEENVIYGREGIYEEREKKEIGIHSMRAGEVVGDHTVSFFSAEEIIEVKHSAKDRKTFAVGAVRAAEFLVGKSTGFFDMYDVLGIE from the coding sequence TTGAATAAGTCGGGAGTTTGTTTAATCGGTGCGGGTGGCAGAATGGGAAGGGCGATCACGGAAAGGTTATCTGTTTCGCATAACGCATTTTTAAAATATGCGGTTGATCGTGAGAGTGCAATATTTTTGGGAATGGATAGCGGGTTGTATTCGGGAATTCAATCGAATGGAGTTCTTTACACATCAGACATAGAAGAAGGGATTAAAAATTCTGATGCAGTTATTGACTTTAGTGCAAGCGCCAACCTAAAGCAAGTGATTTCTTCTTGTGTGAAATTCAAGAAACCTGTAGTGGTAGGGGTGACAGGTCTAACAGAGACTCAGAAGTTGGAATTAAAAAATGCTTCTAACTCGATCCCTATACTTTTCTCACCAAATATGTCTATCGGAGTCAACCTATTATTCAAACTTGTTCAATTGGCTGCTGGTGTTTTAAAAGATGAGTTCGATATAGAAATCTTGGATATTCACCACAGGCACAAAAAAGATTCTCCCTCAGGCACTGCCCAGAAATTAAAAGAAATCCTTCTCTCTACTCTAAATCGAACCGAAGAAAATGTGATATACGGAAGAGAAGGAATCTATGAAGAAAGAGAAAAAAAGGAAATCGGGATTCATTCCATGCGTGCAGGAGAAGTCGTAGGGGATCACACCGTGAGTTTCTTTAGTGCAGAGGAAATTATTGAGGTCAAGCATAGCGCAAAAGACAGAAAAACATTTGCCGTTGGCGCTGTGAGAGCCGCTGAATTTTTAGTCGGAAAAAGTACAGGTTTTTTTGATATGTATGATGTTTTGGGAATTGAATAA
- a CDS encoding TIGR00159 family protein yields the protein MEVIKNIFDNQPFQNPVFIILDILIVSFFIYKFYMMLRRTRGIQLLFVVGLIWVTGILASYFELELLDWLVTNIRPALVFAIIVLLQPELRRMTGELANFKIFKIFLLKPSYDLDEVVDAASSMASTKTGSIIVFVREISLKDIVERSVQLDAIISSSLLLTIFKKNSPLHDGAVIIEQNRIVSASSYLPMSKGLENTTWGARHRSALGLSEETDAVILVTSEETGKISICCDGEMIHPIKPFELKSQLLNFLSGKKKNSEKEKEKEKKSKESPDKHKGKER from the coding sequence TTGGAAGTAATTAAAAATATTTTTGATAACCAACCTTTTCAGAATCCGGTATTTATAATACTCGATATTCTAATTGTAAGTTTCTTTATTTATAAGTTTTATATGATGCTTCGTAGAACGCGAGGGATTCAACTGTTGTTTGTAGTTGGACTGATCTGGGTCACAGGAATCTTAGCGAGTTATTTTGAGTTAGAGCTTTTGGATTGGCTTGTTACCAATATTCGCCCTGCCTTAGTTTTTGCGATTATCGTACTATTGCAACCAGAGCTAAGAAGAATGACAGGAGAGCTTGCCAATTTCAAAATATTTAAAATATTTCTACTAAAGCCTTCTTATGATTTAGATGAAGTCGTTGACGCAGCGAGCTCCATGGCTTCGACTAAAACAGGGTCTATCATCGTTTTTGTAAGAGAGATTAGCCTGAAAGATATTGTAGAGAGGTCGGTCCAATTAGACGCAATTATTTCTTCCAGCTTGCTTTTGACAATTTTCAAAAAGAATTCTCCACTCCACGATGGGGCAGTAATCATCGAACAAAATAGAATCGTATCTGCATCATCGTATCTACCTATGAGTAAAGGACTCGAAAACACTACTTGGGGAGCGAGACACAGATCGGCGCTTGGTTTGTCCGAGGAAACAGATGCAGTGATTTTAGTGACCTCTGAAGAAACCGGGAAAATTTCTATATGTTGTGACGGAGAGATGATTCACCCGATCAAGCCTTTTGAATTGAAAAGCCAGCTATTGAATTTTTTAAGTGGAAAGAAAAAAAATTCTGAAAAAGAAAAAGAGAAGGAGAAGAAATCAAAAGAGTCCCCAGATAAACACAAGGGTAAAGAAAGATGA
- a CDS encoding 4-hydroxy-tetrahydrodipicolinate synthase has product MFSGVFTAIVTPFKNDKIDYDSYFRLLQIQIDSGVSGVVPCGTTGESPTLNYEEHSELIKKTVEFINKRIQVIAGTGSNSTAEAIHLTRKAVEDGVDGVLSVNPYYNKPTQEGLFRHFSEIAKNSEKPVMLYNIPGRTSVNLLPETLERLSKEKNIVSVKEASGDLSQMARVIQVASPKMTVLSGDDSLTLPLLAIGGVGVVSVVSNLFPKSIQQMVGLFQSGKIGESRKIYFDLLPVFHFAFCETNPIPVKACLNWLGLISDEIRLPLTVLSNSKNSEELKKCIFSLKDKGFE; this is encoded by the coding sequence ATGTTTAGTGGAGTATTTACTGCAATTGTTACACCTTTTAAAAATGACAAAATAGATTATGACTCTTATTTTCGTCTTTTGCAAATTCAGATTGATTCCGGGGTTTCGGGGGTTGTGCCTTGTGGGACTACGGGTGAGTCACCTACTCTGAATTATGAAGAGCACAGCGAGCTAATCAAAAAAACTGTCGAGTTTATCAATAAAAGAATTCAGGTAATTGCAGGGACAGGCTCTAATTCGACGGCAGAGGCAATTCATCTCACTCGTAAAGCGGTTGAAGATGGAGTAGATGGAGTGCTATCTGTAAATCCATACTATAATAAACCTACCCAAGAAGGGTTGTTTCGTCATTTTTCAGAAATTGCCAAAAATTCCGAAAAACCGGTAATGCTCTACAATATCCCCGGTAGAACTTCGGTGAACCTTCTTCCTGAAACATTGGAAAGGCTTTCTAAGGAAAAAAATATAGTTTCTGTTAAAGAAGCGAGCGGGGATCTTTCACAGATGGCGAGGGTGATTCAGGTTGCTTCTCCCAAGATGACAGTCTTATCGGGTGATGATAGTTTGACACTTCCACTTCTTGCAATCGGTGGAGTGGGTGTCGTATCTGTCGTGTCTAATTTATTTCCAAAGTCTATCCAGCAAATGGTGGGTTTATTTCAGTCGGGAAAAATCGGTGAATCTCGAAAAATATATTTTGATCTTCTGCCGGTTTTCCATTTCGCTTTTTGTGAGACAAATCCGATTCCGGTAAAGGCTTGTTTGAATTGGTTAGGGCTTATTTCGGATGAGATTCGTCTTCCACTCACCGTTCTTTCCAATAGCAAGAATTCGGAAGAGTTAAAAAAATGTATTTTTTCGTTGAAGGACAAAGGATTTGAATAA
- a CDS encoding class I mannose-6-phosphate isomerase translates to MQNIIKFLPIYKEKIWGGRKLHTHLSRNLPEGKIGESWEISDYGDDISIICNGELQGMNFREAYLKYPKEILGENISLKKGFPLLVKIIDASENLSIQVHPDDEYTLKYDKKNSGKKEAWYILQTDKDSSIICGFSVDTTKTDYQKLVKENKAENILQKLYPKNGSSYLINPGTIHGIGGGNLILEIQQSSDSTYRVYDYGRLDNGKPRELHLDKALDVLNFSKSNGLENLTPVKIDEDRSLLTENDKFRLELFETEKKKEVPAISLKDIFQILHVVEGELEIDSISFKKGDTFLITAKGMRQNIFLSPKEKLKLVIACSKEYSSD, encoded by the coding sequence ATGCAAAATATTATCAAATTTCTACCTATATACAAAGAAAAAATCTGGGGTGGAAGAAAACTTCACACACACCTAAGCAGAAATTTACCCGAAGGAAAAATTGGTGAGTCTTGGGAAATTTCAGACTATGGAGATGATATTTCAATCATCTGTAATGGTGAGTTACAAGGAATGAATTTCAGAGAAGCGTATTTGAAATATCCAAAAGAAATCTTGGGAGAAAATATTTCTCTGAAAAAAGGATTTCCACTTCTCGTAAAAATTATTGATGCAAGCGAGAATTTATCGATTCAAGTACACCCCGACGACGAATACACATTAAAATACGACAAAAAAAACTCAGGAAAAAAAGAAGCCTGGTACATTCTACAAACCGACAAAGATTCATCTATTATTTGTGGGTTTTCGGTTGACACTACAAAGACAGATTATCAAAAATTAGTCAAAGAAAACAAAGCAGAAAATATTCTACAAAAATTGTATCCTAAAAATGGAAGCTCATATTTAATCAACCCGGGAACCATCCATGGTATTGGGGGAGGAAACCTAATCTTGGAAATCCAACAATCTTCCGACTCCACTTACAGGGTCTATGATTACGGTAGATTAGATAACGGGAAACCCAGAGAATTGCATTTAGACAAAGCCTTAGACGTTTTGAATTTTTCAAAATCGAATGGGTTAGAAAATTTAACCCCGGTAAAAATAGACGAAGACAGAAGTTTACTCACAGAAAACGATAAATTCAGATTAGAGTTATTTGAAACAGAAAAGAAAAAAGAAGTGCCTGCCATCAGTCTTAAAGATATTTTTCAAATACTCCATGTAGTGGAAGGAGAATTAGAAATAGATTCGATCTCTTTTAAAAAAGGGGATACTTTTTTGATAACGGCAAAAGGGATGAGACAAAATATTTTCCTTTCTCCAAAAGAAAAATTAAAATTAGTAATCGCTTGTTCAAAGGAATACAGTAGCGACTAA
- a CDS encoding TPM domain-containing protein translates to MIKRILHHIRSNLKRDVKRFFPKLSLEKIEKEVKNSEKSHLSELCVVIENSFSLNLLLEGVNSRNRAIEIFSKNRVWDTEFNSGILLYILLADRKIEIVADRGIAKLAKEKSFAEITSMIESKFKENRFEEGVILGIQALTKLLSKHYPVRKRKNKNEISDKPILI, encoded by the coding sequence ATGATAAAAAGAATTTTACATCATATTCGGTCCAACTTAAAAAGAGACGTGAAAAGATTTTTTCCAAAACTTAGTTTGGAGAAAATTGAAAAAGAAGTGAAAAATTCCGAAAAATCCCACTTATCCGAGTTGTGTGTTGTTATAGAAAATTCATTTAGTTTAAATTTATTACTCGAAGGGGTAAATTCCAGAAATCGTGCAATAGAAATATTTTCTAAGAATAGGGTTTGGGATACAGAATTCAACTCAGGTATCTTACTCTATATTTTACTTGCAGACAGGAAAATTGAAATTGTTGCGGATAGGGGAATTGCTAAACTCGCAAAAGAAAAAAGTTTTGCAGAAATAACCTCGATGATCGAATCTAAGTTTAAAGAAAATAGATTTGAAGAAGGGGTAATTCTCGGCATCCAAGCCTTGACTAAGCTACTTTCAAAGCATTACCCGGTAAGAAAGAGAAAAAATAAGAATGAAATTTCCGATAAACCAATTTTGATTTGA
- the pbpC gene encoding penicillin-binding protein 1C produces the protein MVRKLFFLLLYFLFTSLHSKEIPSFQKVKENFRSSEGVLFDRNGVILHEFRASDTERKLEWCNLSEISIALIKAVLLSEDKNFFSHNGVDWTALSKASLDFFIFRGKRGASTISMQLATILKSDIEWKGKRKSIFQKIKQIHLAKELEETWTKNEILEAYLNLISFRGELVGVAAASKGLFGKHPHGLNEIESIILSVLIRSPNSNIEKIIKRSCSVSEKVSPEISCEEITEKVKISFSKKYNIEKETLYAFHVTRKLKEMSHDVYSKYLQSSLDFLIQKTSNEILQRHLISLQTKNVKDGAILVVENSTGDVLAYIGSSGRFSTSPEVDAVFSKRQAGSTLKPFLYALAFDKKIISSETLLEDSPIDISTYSGIYRPSNYEKDYHGMVTASNALASSLNVPAVRVLNLVGVDSFFQILSFLKFRDLEYPSFYGSSLALGSLDVTLWDLTNAYRTLANGGVYSEIHLSDTSKKIDRKRIFSEGSSLTIKEILADREYRSLTFGLENSLSSRFSASVKTGTSKDMRDNWCIGFSDKFTVGVWVGNFSGEPMWNVSGVTGSAPIWKELIDWLEEKYSKDTKKYFVDKTMKENEHKENFIYSVNKNRIRYPVDGAIFAADPDIPEENQKLIFESEIISDNIIWSLNGNSINTNNTERAIWTLKTGRHTLQLIDKKKGILDTVHFEVR, from the coding sequence TTGGTAAGAAAATTATTTTTTCTATTGCTATACTTTTTATTTACTTCCTTACACTCTAAGGAAATTCCATCCTTCCAAAAAGTAAAAGAAAATTTTAGGTCATCGGAAGGAGTGTTATTCGACAGAAATGGGGTGATACTTCATGAGTTTAGAGCCTCTGATACAGAAAGAAAATTAGAATGGTGTAATTTAAGTGAAATATCTATTGCTTTGATAAAAGCAGTCTTATTGTCTGAAGATAAAAATTTTTTTTCGCACAATGGTGTTGACTGGACTGCATTGTCAAAAGCTAGTCTTGATTTTTTTATATTTCGAGGGAAAAGAGGTGCAAGCACGATCAGTATGCAGCTTGCAACTATTTTAAAAAGTGATATAGAGTGGAAAGGCAAAAGGAAAAGTATTTTTCAGAAAATCAAACAAATTCATTTAGCAAAAGAGTTAGAAGAAACTTGGACAAAAAATGAAATATTGGAAGCCTATTTGAATCTGATTTCCTTTCGAGGAGAGCTTGTCGGAGTTGCGGCTGCCTCTAAAGGGCTTTTTGGAAAGCATCCTCACGGATTGAACGAAATTGAGTCTATTATTTTATCTGTTTTAATTCGTTCTCCAAATTCTAATATAGAAAAAATCATAAAACGTTCTTGTTCTGTTTCTGAAAAGGTATCACCTGAGATTTCCTGTGAAGAAATTACAGAAAAAGTAAAAATAAGTTTTTCAAAAAAATACAATATAGAAAAAGAAACACTCTATGCGTTCCATGTTACTCGAAAATTAAAAGAGATGTCGCATGACGTATATAGTAAATACCTTCAATCGAGTTTGGACTTTCTAATCCAAAAAACTTCTAATGAGATTTTGCAGAGGCACTTGATTTCTTTGCAAACAAAAAATGTAAAAGATGGAGCTATCCTTGTAGTCGAAAACTCAACTGGAGACGTGCTGGCATATATTGGAAGCTCAGGAAGATTCTCCACGAGTCCTGAGGTAGATGCAGTTTTTTCTAAAAGGCAGGCAGGCTCAACTTTAAAACCTTTCTTATATGCCCTTGCTTTTGATAAAAAAATTATATCTTCTGAAACTTTGTTGGAAGATTCTCCTATTGATATTTCTACTTATTCCGGGATTTACAGACCATCTAATTATGAGAAAGACTACCACGGTATGGTTACTGCAAGTAATGCACTTGCGTCTTCACTGAACGTTCCTGCTGTCAGAGTTTTAAATTTGGTTGGTGTAGATTCTTTTTTTCAGATTTTATCTTTTTTAAAATTTAGAGACTTGGAATACCCTTCCTTTTACGGCTCTTCTCTTGCACTTGGATCTTTGGATGTAACTCTTTGGGATCTAACGAATGCGTACAGAACTCTTGCCAACGGGGGAGTGTATTCTGAAATCCATTTATCGGATACGAGTAAAAAAATAGATAGAAAAAGAATTTTTAGTGAAGGTTCATCTTTAACGATAAAAGAGATTTTGGCGGATAGGGAATATAGAAGTCTTACTTTTGGTTTAGAAAATTCTTTATCGTCTCGATTTTCTGCTTCAGTAAAAACCGGAACGAGTAAAGATATGCGAGACAACTGGTGCATTGGATTTTCTGATAAGTTTACTGTAGGTGTGTGGGTAGGAAATTTTTCTGGTGAGCCTATGTGGAATGTAAGTGGAGTGACGGGATCTGCGCCGATTTGGAAAGAGCTGATTGATTGGTTGGAAGAAAAGTATTCTAAAGATACTAAAAAATATTTTGTAGATAAAACCATGAAAGAAAATGAACACAAGGAAAACTTTATATATTCTGTAAATAAAAATAGAATTCGGTATCCGGTAGATGGAGCTATTTTTGCAGCCGATCCTGACATACCAGAAGAGAACCAGAAACTAATTTTTGAATCTGAAATTATTTCTGATAATATTATTTGGAGTCTTAATGGGAATTCAATAAATACAAACAATACCGAGAGGGCGATCTGGACTCTAAAGACAGGGAGGCATACTCTTCAACTAATAGACAAAAAAAAAGGGATATTGGATACTGTGCATTTTGAAGTGCGTTAG
- a CDS encoding LemA family protein — MKKNILIYFLSFLIFTNCGYNRIQELDEDANAGMAEILNQYKRRTDLIPSLMKVVEAYAKHEKSVLVEVTKARGNVGSIQATPETLNDPALFSKFQNAQNSLGSALQRLLVVVEKYPDLKANDNFRDLQSQLEGTENRIAVARTRFIKSVQAYNTFIRKFPYLITAKIFGYKTKPSFKVENEKEITDLPDSISKPPEIKFE, encoded by the coding sequence ATGAAAAAAAATATACTAATTTATTTTTTAAGTTTTTTAATTTTTACCAACTGCGGGTACAATCGAATCCAAGAACTCGATGAGGATGCAAATGCAGGAATGGCTGAAATTTTGAACCAGTACAAACGCAGAACAGATTTAATTCCAAGTCTTATGAAGGTTGTGGAGGCTTACGCAAAGCACGAAAAAAGTGTACTAGTAGAAGTCACCAAAGCACGCGGAAATGTAGGCAGTATTCAGGCGACCCCGGAAACCTTGAACGACCCGGCTTTATTTTCTAAATTTCAGAATGCTCAAAACTCTCTCGGCTCTGCTCTTCAACGATTACTCGTAGTTGTAGAGAAATACCCCGATCTGAAAGCAAATGATAATTTTAGAGATTTGCAGTCTCAATTAGAAGGTACTGAAAATCGGATCGCAGTGGCAAGAACTCGTTTTATAAAGTCTGTTCAAGCCTATAATACTTTTATACGAAAGTTTCCGTATCTAATCACTGCAAAAATATTCGGGTATAAAACCAAGCCTTCATTTAAAGTGGAAAACGAGAAAGAGATTACAGACCTTCCGGATTCTATTTCCAAGCCACCTGAAATAAAATTTGAGTAA